TCTTAGAAAACTGAGCACAGAGATGCCTCAGTTTCCAGTGAACTGCCCCAGGGCTGCACCAtactgctgggggaaaaaaaagttgttcctAATGCCTGATCTCAAATCACAAGTGGACTTGGGGTCTCAAACAATGAATGTGGTCGCATGGGACTGAGCAGAGCAGCGCAGAAGCACCTGCCTGGGCTGTCTCCTTGTCTCTAGTATACTAAGATGCCCCTGTTCATTTTGCAGGCAAAACCCCCTAAAGGTAAGACCGAGGCTGCAGCTTAGGGACATCAGGAATGCTCTGCCACAAGCACCCTTCACTCCGGAGCAACCTCGAGGTAGCTGCGATGCGGTCATGGCTGCAGCCCACGTGGCGGTGGCCCAGTTCTGGCTTGAGTGTGTGCTGCTGGGGTTAGGATCTGCCTTTCCTGGAGACACGTTTGCATCAGCAGAAGTTCTCGGCTCCTGGAGCACAAAGCCATCCCATATGCAGCTCCCAGCACTGACCGGCGGGTGactgagcagagctgtgctgtggaGCTGCTGTGGGAACTAGAGCTTGCTGGCAAGCAGCTGGCCCGTGCTCAGCACAAGAGGCTTAAAGCACTTTGCGCTTCTTCACGTTCCAGATGGCCTTGATTTCCCATGAAAAACAGGGATGCAATGAAATAAAGTTGTTCAGAAAGCGGGAGGTGGCTCTGCTCTGTCTTTAGCCCAGGGGGTGGCTGTGAAGGTTGTGTGGTGCCTGTCTTGCACGTCGCAGCGCCCTGCCTGCTTCCAGCTGGGATGGCTTCATGCGAGCTGCCCAGATCCTCAGGAGCTCCCCAGGGAGTAGCAGGgctgacccccagcccccctttGGCTGCACTCAGGGAGGGTTTAAGAGCTGAGCTTAAGGCAGCAGCCCTAGGCTGGGAGATGCAGTGGCTCCTGTGCCCCCTGGTTCCTTTCTCCTGCCAGGGCTGATGTTCAGTGAGGCCAAGTGCAGCCTTGGGGTGAGCCTGAGCGTTTCAGAGGTGCTGAACCCTGCGCTCCCACCTCCCCTGAGCTTTGTTGGCCTGGTGCAGGGCAGGGACTGGCTGTGTCCATGCCCGTGGGGTGCTCTGGGAACCCCACAAGCTGCCCAGCTCAAAATCACAGCGTGTGGAGGCGCAGCGGGGGGTCTGAGCTCTGTTTAATGCTCCCTGCTGGGACTGACTGCATGGGATGAAGGGCTCCCGCAGCATCACCCCTCCTCGGCCGCCTGCCCCGCTgtttccccccgccccggccgtcCCCTGCTGCCCTCCTTGAACTGCCGCAGGTAGAACTGTGCCGCCAGCTGCTTGGTCATGGTCTTCAGTGCAAGGAAGGCAGCCACAATCTCTGCAACGAGAAAGGCCAGGAAAAGGCTGTGCACGGCCATCTCGAGCGGCAGGCGGATGACGTGGCTGTCCGTCAGCAGGAAGAGCAGGAGGGGGAGCTGGAtcaggaaggagaggaggaggaacccGGCCAGCTCAGGCACCTGCAGAAGTAAAGCCTGCTGTGATGGGGCGCAGAGGCCAtcggtggggtggggggggacccTCTCTGCCCCAGGAGCTCCCTGCATCAGCCACTCTGCTGGCCTCGGCACCCGGACGCCGGGGCTGTCTCTGCCACACAGAGCTGTGCCTGGATGTGGTGGGATGCTGTCAAGCCCAGTGCTGGAGTGTTGCACCCACAGCACAGGGAGGGGTACAGCAGGAGAGCAAGTGGGTCCCCTTTGTCCCCTGCCTCCAGGTCCTGCCTGCACCTGTCATTGTCTCCCAGGACAGCTCCAGGCAGGACTCCAGGAGGAATGGGCAAGTGACGGCCACTCAGGTCCTGAGCGAGGGGACATCCAGCATAGCCACAGCTCACCCAGCAGGGCCATCCCTCACCCAGCACAGGGGACTTGTGGCCAGGGCGAAGAGATCGCGCTTACCTTCTCCTGCAGGTTCCCCGCGTAGCCCAGGTAGAGGCGGGAGCCCTCAGCCAGCGAGAGGATGAGGAAGGCAGTGACCAGCAGGAACTGGTAGTGCCACGGCAGCAGGTGGTACTGTAATGGGCACAATCTCATCCCAGCCCACCGTGTGCCCAGCTCTCCATGCCGTTTTCCATCCCCTGCACTCCATGCCCAACTCCCTGTgcccccctccctgtcccctgcgccccatgcccagctccccatgctctgccagctcccacccATGTtggtgcccagccctgcccaccctgccctccCAGTTTAACCTTCCCTGCCTGGAAAGTTCAGTGGTTGGTCTATGATTTCCATGTCTGGGAGCTGGAGGTGAGCCGTCTTGTCTTGTGGGGGACCCATTAACTTTGAAGAGGCTCCCCTCGCCCCTGCTCAGTGTGGCCCCTGCATGCCCAAGGAGGCTGGGCAAGGAGCAGGCTCACCCCCACACATACCCCTCGTGCCCCACGAGACAGTACCTTCAGCTGCAGCATCATCCCCTCAGCCAGGCACCAGACCGGGAAGTAGTAGACATTGAAGTAGAGCATCATCTGGAGGGGCAGGCTGGCCAGCACCTCGTGGGctaggcagggcaggcaggggtggGCAGGCTGCCCAGCACCCCCGGGGTCTCGCTGTCCCGAGGGAGCCCCCGCCTTGCAGCCGGTGGAGGGGGAGTGATGGCCCCTGCCACGCCAAGGGGGGCGGCTGGGTAGCAAAACCGGCTGTTTGCAGCAAATGCACTTATTTTTGCTCCCCCGCATCAGTGGGTGGGTGCGGTGCGGGTACCCTTTGGGTGCTCCCAGCTCAGAGGCACCTGAGCACCCTGGTGATGTGCTGAGCAGGCTCACGGTGATGAAGCAACAgccaaacccccccccccaacccctctgCCACTGAGCCCTGCTGCCCGTACCTGGGTGGTAGGTGTGGGCAGCGCCGCTGTCCCATGTCTTGTTGTTGATGAAGAGGGAGCTGCTGAACACCGCCAAGCCCCAGCGGAGgttggggggcagaggggtgtGCGCAGCCATGGCCAGCAGCTGAGCCCTGTTTGCCCCAGCCCGGCTCAGCCAGGATTAGCCAGAAGGTAATTAATGGGATGACAGGTCAGGCTAATGCGTGGGGCCACTTGGCCATTGGTTCCCtggggccagggcagctgagctGGGAGGAGGATGTGGGGAAGGAAAATTCCCCCCTCCCTGGACACCAAGCCCATGTGGGAGCCACAAGGATACAGAGCACCTCCCCTCCACAGCAGCTTGCAGGGGATGAGCAGCAGGTTGTACCCATCACCGTGATGGGCAtccccagcctgctctgccccaCCACACCTCTCCCAGCTGGGTTGTATCAACATAATTATTGCTTAAAACTCCCTGACAGACAAGATGCCCTGGGGGTGGAGATGGTGCTCTTTGCTAGAAATGCATCTTCAAAGCCTCCAGACTCATGGAGAGTTTTACCCATCACCTGCTAATGGGCTGCCCCTGTGGGTCTCCATGCTGTTCAGTATCCCCAGGCCCCATCCAGGCTTGTGGTCCTGGGGAGGACAGTGGGGGGACAGTGCGTGTGAGAGGGTGGTTGAGCCAGAGGTGAAGTGGGTTTTGCAGAAAATCTAACCAAGTGTGGAAAAAATACACCTTGCTACAGGCATTGGCCTGTTACTAGGTAAGGACACTGAGCTAAGGGAGGACAATGGATGAGCAGAAAGGCCCGTGAGGTCCTTCTGGTCTATTTGGCCATGCCTGGACAAGACATCTGAAGATGCCACTGATGAGAAGATGGTCTCCACTGCATCGGGGACGGTGTTTAACCACAGCCTGTAACACCTCCCAGCCTCAGAAGTGACACTGGGAAGACTTGCCTGGAGATGGTTGGCCACCACCATTCAGCTCAGACCAGCTCTAGCTGAGACAAGGGCAGCCAGCCCACAGGACAGGGGGACAAGTGTGCCActgcaggaaaggaagaaggcaaaACTGTGTTGCCACAACCTCCTTGGGGGCTGTAAGAAGGAACAAAGCTAGGAGTAAATGCCAGTACATGAAGAGGCAACGTTCGCCCAAGCAATGTCCAAggtgcaaaagcaaaggcagagatAGATGGATGAAGAGTGAGGCCATACTTAGTCTGGGAAACCATCTTGTGcagagcagtgatttttttaaagcgaAGGCTTAGGACACAAGGGAACTAAAAATAAACCTGTCACCTGGTACGATGCTGCAACAAGATGTCCAGAGGGGTTCTTGGGTGTGCGGGAACAGAAGGTGCGCTGTGCCCAACACATGGCTCCCTGGGTCCTGCCAGCACACAGGGCGAGATGCGGGCAGGGTGACCGGCAAGGCCCAGCCTctgaggagcaggagctggtggagAGCTTGGGGTCTGTGGTCATCATGTCTGCATGGGCGACACAGGTGAGCAACCTAGAAGCTATGTGGGCAATTTGGTGAAGCTAAACGTGATGAGGCAATGCAGTCGGGGATCACTAACAAGCTGCGTCTGCCCCAGCTGGGTTTAGCTAATGGTGCTCATTCCCAATAGGAACATGTGGTTTCTTAAGAGCTGGAAACTTTGTCCTGGCATGGGAGGTTGAAAGATGTGCctggagaggtggcagaggagACAACCCAGCCTTGCCCCACTCCAGGACATGCTCACCACCGGTAAGCATTTGCCAAGGTGCTGGATGAGGGGTCCCAAGTCCAACACCATCTCCCACACCGGTGTGGAGGAGCCATGCCCGCAGGTCAGTGTCAGGATGCCCACCTCtgtgggcagctctgcccaTGACCCAGCATCTGTCCTAAGGAAAGCCACGGTGGTGACTGGGGTTTCTTGTGTCATGGGGTGAtgttcccagccccagctgaaACAGCTCCTCTCTAAGAAGGGGGAATGGGACTTGTTCCCCACACTGCAGCTGTAAACTGGGGCAGAAGGTCCTACCTCAGCCACTGAGTGGTCTTCAGCTCCATGAACATGAGGGTGATGCTTCCTGTGCACAGCTCATGCCCGACACTGGATGAGGCCCTAGCAGAGACGAAGGAGTCAAAGGGCATCTTCCTGAAAAACGAAGCGCCCTGACAATCTGTCCAGGAGGACTCCAGAGGATGCCAAGCCTTCAGGTGAGCAGGAAGACAGAGGCCTTGGAAAAGCTCAGCCAAGATGTGTTGGGGGAGCATGGGAGCTGTCAGTCTCACCCAGAGTGGAAGATGTGCTGGAGAGCCCAGCAGGAAAAACCACAGAGCTCCAGGGGCTGCCACCATGTGGTATCCTGGTGTCCCCAGGCACCCCCAGCTGGGTCCCCCAGGGACCTGCTGAAGCAGAGTCCGACCACCCTACCAGCAAGACCTGGGATGCAAAACCACATGTCCCTGTCGAGTGTGCAGAGCCGGGGCAGCAGGCTGGGCAGCTGCCTCCGCCTGGGCAGCGTGCAtggccccagcccctctgcaaaAGCCCTGCCCCGTGCACCAGGAGCTGAGCAGCCCCAGCCACCTCTGCCCTCAGAGAA
This genomic interval from Buteo buteo chromosome 11, bButBut1.hap1.1, whole genome shotgun sequence contains the following:
- the LOC142036478 gene encoding LOW QUALITY PROTEIN: transmembrane protein 17B-like (The sequence of the model RefSeq protein was modified relative to this genomic sequence to represent the inferred CDS: inserted 1 base in 1 codon) — encoded protein: MAAHTPLPPNLRWGLAVFSSSLFINNKTWDSGAAHTYHPAAPLGVAGAITPPPPAARRGLPRDSETPGVLGXPAHPCLPCLAHEVLASLPLQMMLYFNVYYFPVWCLAEGMMLQLKYHLLPWHYQFLLVTAFLILSLAEGSRLYLGYAGNLQEKVPELAGFLLLSFLIQLPLLLFLLTDSHVIRLPLEMAVHSLFLAFLVAEIVAAFLALKTMTKQLAAQFYLRQFKEGSRGRPGRGETAGQAAEEG